From Micromonospora rifamycinica, a single genomic window includes:
- a CDS encoding SRPBCC family protein — MIDAPPQQVFDVLADGWTYSDWVVGTVHVRDVDAQWPRVGTRLHHRAGPWPFSLEDASTVLVCEPPHRLVLRAGLWPAGEAIVVFTLTPEGDGATRVRIGEDFAAGPLRWFRTRLNDLVLHQRNRETLRRLADIATRQKADERAER; from the coding sequence GTGATCGATGCACCCCCGCAGCAGGTCTTCGACGTGCTGGCCGACGGCTGGACGTACAGCGACTGGGTGGTCGGCACGGTGCACGTGCGGGACGTCGACGCGCAGTGGCCCCGGGTGGGCACCCGGCTGCACCACCGGGCCGGGCCGTGGCCGTTCTCCCTGGAGGACGCCTCCACGGTGCTGGTCTGCGAGCCGCCGCACCGGCTGGTGCTGCGGGCCGGGTTGTGGCCGGCCGGCGAGGCGATCGTGGTGTTCACCCTGACCCCGGAGGGCGACGGCGCGACCCGGGTACGGATCGGCGAGGACTTCGCCGCCGGCCCGCTGCGCTGGTTCCGCACCAGGCTCAACGACCTGGTGCTGCACCAGCGCAACCGGGAGACCCTGCGCCGGCTCGCCGACATCGCCACCCGGCAGAAGGCCGACGAGCGCGCCGAACGGTGA
- a CDS encoding polyprenol monophosphomannose synthase, with product MIEPVELPSPWRDARLTVVVPTYNEAGNLPVLVDRLLALPLPGLKVLVADDNSPDGTGEVADKLALEHPDRVQVVHRAGKEGLGRAYVDGIGRALDGGAEYVAQMDADLSHPPEALPGMLGALLSTQAGVVIGSRYVPGGQLDEAWPLYRRALSGWANLYVHTLLRVRIRDLTAGFKIWQADALRDIDLNRVQSNGYSFQVEMHYLATKLGHTILEVPIRFEERRDGASKMTTATKVESALMPFKLRTRHRNLDS from the coding sequence ATGATCGAACCCGTGGAGCTGCCGTCACCGTGGCGGGACGCACGCCTGACCGTCGTGGTCCCCACCTACAACGAGGCGGGCAACCTCCCGGTGCTGGTCGACCGCTTGCTGGCCCTTCCGCTGCCCGGCCTGAAGGTGCTCGTCGCCGACGACAACTCGCCCGACGGCACCGGTGAGGTGGCCGACAAGCTGGCCCTGGAGCACCCGGACCGGGTGCAGGTGGTGCACCGGGCCGGCAAGGAAGGCCTGGGTCGGGCGTACGTGGACGGCATCGGCCGGGCACTGGACGGCGGCGCGGAGTACGTGGCGCAGATGGACGCCGACCTGTCGCACCCGCCGGAGGCGCTGCCCGGGATGCTCGGCGCGTTGCTCTCCACCCAGGCCGGCGTGGTGATCGGCTCCCGCTACGTGCCCGGCGGCCAGCTCGACGAGGCGTGGCCGCTCTACCGCCGCGCGCTCAGCGGCTGGGCCAACCTCTACGTGCACACCCTGCTGCGGGTTCGGATCCGGGACCTGACCGCCGGCTTCAAGATCTGGCAGGCCGACGCGCTGCGCGACATCGACCTGAACCGGGTGCAGTCGAACGGCTACAGCTTCCAGGTGGAGATGCACTATCTGGCCACCAAGCTGGGGCACACCATCCTGGAGGTGCCGATCCGGTTCGAGGAGCGCCGCGACGGCGCGTCCAAGATGACCACCGCGACCAAGGTGGAGAGTGCGCTGATGCCGTTCAAGCTGCGCACCCGGCACCGCAACCTGGACTCCTGA